ATAGCTGGTTACTTGGTTACGTTTGTTAATTTTGGGCTGAATATAGCAATATTTACAATTATAATTGCATAATTCAGATACTATGACATATACAGCATCCAACGCCCCGCCGTAATTGTTCGGTCTGGATTCTCTCATCCACCCTTCGTGGTTTAGCTTATTTATAAATTTTTCAACAACAGTTTTATCTATCTGTAAGTTCTCAATGATTTCTCTAGAGGCGCAGGTATCATATCCCTTTAGAATATGAAATAACAGCAGTTCAAAATCATTAAAACAGCTCAAAGCTCCTGTTTCATCGTTTGAGAGAATATTTAAGTTGTTGATATTGGACGACTTTGTATATGGCAGCATGGTCTTGTTTTCTTTTAGACTTCGCCACCGACACTAACGCCGCCGCCTGCTCCAAGAGACCCGCAAACAGTAAGCCTTAATTCTGTTGTTTCAACCAGACCTCTGTTTGCTTTGTTGATAGTGGAAATATCAAGCTTATCAACGTCTAGTCCTTTTGTTGTAAGAACTTCTTTTGGGTTTTCCAAAAACTTTTGTTTCATTGCGTCATCAGAGTCAATTTGTTTTAAAACATCAATTAATTGCATGGTGTACCTCCTTTTTAGTCACTGGAATAGCATTTCATGTCATACCTAAATTAGTTAATATGAGCATAATTAATTTTAGCATCTTTTATTCACAAAACAGGCATAAAACAGTATTTTTGTGTATTTTTTTGTTATTGAAATTTAAAGACAGGATAATTGATTCTCAGAATACAGGTTTTGAGTTTTTGTAATGATTCTCTTAACAAGAGAGTTTTTGAAGACTTTAATTATTATTTACAGCTTTGAAAAGCTAGTGAACGGCGCAAAACATAATCTTACGCCGTTTTGAATTTTGAATATTATCAGCAATACATAAGTGTGTATCTGGTTGACTTTCCAGTAGGTTTTGGTTGCGTTACGCTCCGACGCTGTCCCTTTTTCTCTTGCTGCTGTCTTTTTCTATGAATTCTATGACTTTGGATGCGACATCCACTCCTGTAACAGTTTCGATCCCCTCAAGACCAGGGGAAGAGTTCACCTCTAGTATAAGCGGACCTCTGGCTGATCTGAGCATGTCAACTCCGCAGAAAGGCAGGTTCATGGCTTTTGACGCTGCAATGGCTATTGCCTTCTCTTCTTTGGTCAATTTGACTTTTTCACCTTTTCCTCCTCTGTGCAGGTTTGAGCGGAAATCAGACTCGTCGCCTCTTCTCATCATGGATGCAACAACCTTTCCCCCTATAACTATTGTGCGCAGGTCAGAGGATTTTGCCTCTTTTATAAATTCCTGAATGAGGATGTTTACCTTCATTCCGTAGAATGCTTCAATGACAGATTTTGCTGCTTTATAAGTGTCAGCGAGGACAACGCCTATACCCTGTGTGCCCTCCAGCAGTTTGATTATAACAGGGGGGCCTCCAACGTTTTCTATTATGGAGTTTACGTTTTCGGGGGTGCATGCAAATGCTGTTTTTGGTATATTTACATTGTGTTTGGAGAGAATCTGGAGGCTCCTCAGCTTATCTCTCGCCCGGACAATGGCTATAGACGGGTTTATAGAATACGCTCCGCATGTTTCAAACTGACGCACAACAGCAGCACCGTAAAAAGTTTTAGTTGCGCCTATTCTGGGAATAACGGCATCAAGGTAGCTTTTCTGTTCGCTTCCTATGGAGACATCGCCTTCACCAGTGCCTATAAACATATGGGACTTAACGTAATCTATCCTTTCCATCTCGTGCCCCCTGGAGGTTCCGGCCTCTAGGAGTCTCTGGGTTGAATAGTATGAGTCACTTCTTGAAAGAACAGCAATTTTCATTTTTCACCTGTTCGATGTATAGGACAAATCCTTTTTGGATACATCTACAATAAATTTTCCACTCAGCATTCTACTCCCTATGAGTACAGGGAATTTCATGTCTTTTCTGTTTGTCAGGGTCAATTCTATAGAATAGGTCTTATTAAATATAATAACTTTGGTTCTGACTGAATATCTGGTTTCAGTAATTCCGTTAGAGCTTTTTACGTTTCGGATCTTGCAGATATCCATAACTATTTCTTTTTCGCAGTATTTTTTGTGGCTTGGGTCAAGCACTTTAAATGCTACTCTTTGAATATCATCAGACAGAAATGTCCTGATACTGT
This window of the Denitrovibrio acetiphilus DSM 12809 genome carries:
- the rimK gene encoding 30S ribosomal protein S6--L-glutamate ligase — protein: MKIAVLSRSDSYYSTQRLLEAGTSRGHEMERIDYVKSHMFIGTGEGDVSIGSEQKSYLDAVIPRIGATKTFYGAAVVRQFETCGAYSINPSIAIVRARDKLRSLQILSKHNVNIPKTAFACTPENVNSIIENVGGPPVIIKLLEGTQGIGVVLADTYKAAKSVIEAFYGMKVNILIQEFIKEAKSSDLRTIVIGGKVVASMMRRGDESDFRSNLHRGGKGEKVKLTKEEKAIAIAASKAMNLPFCGVDMLRSARGPLILEVNSSPGLEGIETVTGVDVASKVIEFIEKDSSKRKRDSVGA
- a CDS encoding ATP-dependent zinc protease family protein, producing the protein MKSEKRLKVIGLTDRIDFPEFDLFDIAAKIDTGAHTSSIHCHSIRTFLSDDIQRVAFKVLDPSHKKYCEKEIVMDICKIRNVKSSNGITETRYSVRTKVIIFNKTYSIELTLTNRKDMKFPVLIGSRMLSGKFIVDVSKKDLSYTSNR